Proteins from a genomic interval of Enterococcus faecium:
- the rhaM gene encoding L-rhamnose mutarotase, translated as MVKKAFCMKVYPEKQEEYKKRHDELWPEMRTALREHGVIDYSIYLDPSTSLLFGYLVIEDEKLWEKMANTSINQKWWKYMEDIMETNPDASPVSWELMPVFEL; from the coding sequence ATGGTGAAAAAAGCTTTTTGCATGAAAGTTTACCCAGAAAAACAAGAAGAATACAAAAAAAGACATGATGAACTTTGGCCAGAAATGCGTACAGCACTTCGTGAACACGGGGTCATCGACTATTCGATCTATCTTGATCCGAGTACAAGTTTGTTATTTGGTTACTTAGTGATCGAAGATGAAAAGTTATGGGAAAAAATGGCAAATACATCTATCAATCAAAAATGGTGGAAGTACATGGAAGATATCATGGAGACAAATCCAGATGCCTCTCCAGTCAGTTGGGAATTGATGCCAGTCTTTGAACTGTAG
- the fucO gene encoding lactaldehyde reductase, translated as MSNRMILNETSYFGKGAIESIVPEFQQRGFGKAAVITDKGLIEHGIATKVTELLDKAAIAYALYDGIVPNPTIQNVKDGVAFVKEAEADCLIAIGGGSPIDTAKAIGIILTNPEFSDVISLEGVADTKNPCLPILAIPTTSGTAAEVTINYVITDEVNHRKFVCVDPHDIPIVAFIDSDMMMGMPKKLAASTGMDAMTHAIEGFITKGAWEMTDMLHLKAIEIIGHSLEASVDGDQNGREKMALGQYIAGMGFSNVGLGLVHGMAHPLSAWYNIPHGVACAALLPTVMKYNKEYTGEKYREIALVLGIKGAAEMSLEDVREAACGEIDRLSKAVGIPETISELGVKEADIPAIAEDALRDVCTPGNPRETTVEEIIALYQSLM; from the coding sequence ATGAGTAATCGAATGATTTTAAATGAAACATCGTATTTTGGAAAAGGAGCGATTGAGTCGATCGTCCCTGAATTTCAGCAGCGAGGATTCGGCAAAGCAGCTGTCATTACTGACAAAGGATTGATCGAGCACGGTATAGCAACAAAAGTAACAGAACTTCTAGATAAAGCAGCAATCGCTTATGCTTTATACGACGGGATCGTACCTAATCCAACGATCCAAAATGTAAAAGATGGAGTGGCTTTTGTTAAAGAGGCAGAGGCAGACTGTTTGATCGCAATCGGTGGAGGTTCGCCAATCGATACGGCAAAAGCCATTGGGATTATTTTGACGAATCCAGAGTTTTCAGACGTCATTAGTTTAGAAGGTGTTGCTGATACGAAAAATCCATGTTTACCTATATTAGCTATACCAACGACTTCTGGAACAGCAGCAGAAGTAACGATCAACTACGTCATCACAGATGAAGTAAATCACCGAAAATTTGTTTGTGTTGATCCTCATGATATCCCAATCGTCGCGTTCATCGACAGCGATATGATGATGGGAATGCCGAAAAAATTGGCTGCATCAACAGGTATGGATGCTATGACGCATGCTATTGAAGGGTTTATCACAAAAGGCGCTTGGGAAATGACTGATATGCTGCATTTAAAAGCAATCGAAATCATCGGCCATTCTTTGGAAGCTTCTGTAGATGGCGATCAAAATGGGCGAGAAAAAATGGCATTAGGACAGTATATTGCGGGAATGGGCTTCTCAAATGTCGGTTTAGGACTGGTACACGGGATGGCTCACCCGTTAAGTGCATGGTACAACATTCCTCATGGCGTAGCGTGTGCAGCACTTTTGCCAACTGTCATGAAATATAACAAAGAATATACTGGAGAAAAGTACCGTGAGATCGCTCTTGTTCTAGGGATTAAAGGAGCAGCTGAAATGTCTTTAGAAGATGTAAGAGAAGCGGCTTGTGGTGAGATCGATCGGTTGAGCAAAGCGGTTGGAATCCCAGAAACCATTTCTGAATTAGGTGTAAAAGAAGCAGATATTCCAGCAATTGCAGAAGATGCTTTGCGAGATGTATGCACACCAGGAAATCCAAGAGAAACGACAGTAGAAGAAATCATTGCTTTATATCAAAGTTTGATGTAA
- a CDS encoding IclR family transcriptional regulator, translating into MENKKPYGTVLIKASKILDYLAENQDVSLQTIAKGVGMTSSTVLKILDTLLMIGYVNKNSEKNYRLGAKLIRYANKNIEQIDLVELTLPFLEQLQQKIDETIHLGVLDNNEILYVNKLDPKHQTIRMSSKIGITRPLYNSAMGKAVLAEFSEEQYTDYLEKHPLIPYTEYTITNALRLKKEIQTVKETHIAFDDEEIERDIFCIGASIVKNEQIIGAFSVSMPKYRLTDETKEQIISALKQTKSEIEQRIQK; encoded by the coding sequence ATGGAAAATAAAAAGCCTTATGGAACTGTATTGATCAAAGCCTCTAAAATACTAGACTATTTAGCGGAAAACCAAGATGTCTCTTTGCAGACGATCGCAAAGGGTGTGGGAATGACCTCTTCTACAGTCTTGAAAATACTAGATACTTTGTTGATGATCGGCTACGTAAATAAAAATTCAGAGAAAAACTATCGTTTAGGTGCAAAGCTTATTCGCTACGCGAATAAAAACATTGAACAAATCGATTTGGTAGAGTTGACTTTACCGTTTTTAGAACAGCTGCAGCAAAAGATCGATGAGACTATCCACTTAGGGGTATTGGACAACAATGAGATCTTGTACGTGAACAAACTAGATCCAAAACATCAAACGATCCGCATGTCTTCAAAAATCGGAATCACCCGACCATTATACAATTCTGCGATGGGCAAAGCCGTATTAGCAGAATTCAGTGAAGAGCAGTACACTGATTATCTTGAAAAGCATCCGTTGATCCCTTACACAGAATATACGATCACCAATGCATTACGGTTGAAAAAGGAAATCCAAACGGTAAAAGAAACCCACATCGCATTTGACGATGAAGAAATCGAACGTGATATTTTTTGTATAGGAGCCTCAATCGTGAAAAACGAACAAATCATTGGTGCATTTAGTGTAAGTATGCCGAAATATCGTTTAACAGATGAGACAAAAGAACAAATAATCAGTGCCCTCAAGCAAACAAAAAGCGAAATCGAGCAAAGAATTCAAAAATAA
- a CDS encoding bifunctional 4-hydroxy-2-oxoglutarate aldolase/2-dehydro-3-deoxy-phosphogluconate aldolase, which translates to MKKIDILSRLKNAGVIAVVRGKSKEEALNACHAIIKGGLTGIELTFTVPQADQVIKELLSFYKDQPEIVIGAGTVLDAVTARLAILAGAEYIVSPSFDQETAEMCNLYQIPYLPGCMTITEIKTALKSGVDIVKLFPGSAYGPSIISAFKAPMPQVNIMPTGGVSLDNMKEWFDAGVVTVGVGGNLLAPAATGDFDKVTEVAQQYAAKMKEIKR; encoded by the coding sequence ATGAAAAAAATTGATATTTTATCTCGATTGAAAAACGCCGGAGTGATTGCGGTGGTACGCGGAAAAAGCAAAGAAGAAGCTTTGAATGCTTGCCACGCAATCATCAAAGGTGGTCTAACTGGTATTGAGTTGACTTTTACAGTCCCTCAAGCAGATCAAGTAATCAAAGAACTTTTGTCATTCTACAAAGACCAACCAGAAATAGTGATTGGCGCAGGCACAGTATTAGACGCTGTCACAGCTCGCTTGGCTATCTTAGCTGGCGCAGAGTATATTGTTAGCCCTTCCTTTGATCAAGAAACGGCAGAGATGTGCAATCTGTATCAAATTCCTTACTTACCAGGATGTATGACTATTACCGAGATCAAAACAGCGCTGAAAAGCGGGGTAGATATCGTCAAACTATTTCCTGGAAGCGCTTATGGACCAAGTATCATTTCTGCCTTCAAGGCGCCGATGCCTCAAGTCAATATCATGCCAACTGGCGGTGTGAGTCTGGACAATATGAAAGAGTGGTTCGATGCTGGTGTCGTAACAGTCGGAGTAGGTGGGAACCTTTTAGCACCCGCAGCTACAGGAGATTTTGACAAAGTAACGGAAGTCGCGCAACAGTATGCAGCAAAAATGAAAGAAATCAAGAGGTAG
- a CDS encoding sugar kinase: MGKVVTLGEIMLRLSTEQGTRIDSSERFAAHYGGGEANVAISLANYGHEAIFATKVPDNALGKAVKKHLQCYGVDTKQVLSGGSRLGTYYMETGSGERAASVIYDRAGSSFAEMDHLEWSLEELFQGIDIFHVSGITPALSKKWQKMTKQVIEAAKKAGCLISFDINYRGKLWTQQEASEVIHQLLPLVDICSAGKMDALYLLGIEKAPEAEEQPLIYYYQKMQEKFPNIQVFYSTKRTVHSASENELKGTLWMNHEYVESQVHRITPIVDRVGGGDAFAGGVLHGILSNMSPQEIIDFATAASALKHTIHGDCNQFSQEEVAQFLACGSGKIIR, encoded by the coding sequence ATGGGAAAAGTAGTGACACTCGGAGAAATCATGTTGCGATTGTCCACAGAGCAGGGAACCCGTATCGATTCAAGTGAACGATTCGCTGCCCATTATGGCGGAGGGGAAGCAAACGTAGCAATTTCTTTAGCTAATTACGGACATGAAGCGATTTTTGCTACAAAAGTACCTGATAACGCATTGGGAAAAGCAGTCAAAAAGCACTTGCAATGTTATGGAGTAGATACGAAACAGGTATTATCTGGTGGATCAAGACTAGGTACTTATTATATGGAAACTGGTAGTGGCGAACGCGCCGCCTCAGTGATCTATGATCGTGCCGGATCAAGTTTTGCTGAAATGGATCATTTGGAATGGTCGCTAGAGGAGTTATTCCAAGGAATAGATATATTTCATGTTTCAGGAATCACCCCAGCTTTGTCTAAAAAATGGCAAAAAATGACGAAACAGGTGATAGAAGCTGCAAAAAAAGCTGGCTGCCTGATCAGCTTCGATATCAACTATCGTGGAAAATTATGGACACAGCAAGAAGCCAGCGAAGTAATCCATCAGCTTTTACCTTTAGTAGATATCTGCTCAGCTGGAAAAATGGATGCTCTTTATTTGTTAGGTATCGAGAAAGCGCCAGAAGCAGAAGAACAACCTCTAATTTATTATTATCAAAAAATGCAGGAAAAGTTCCCGAATATTCAGGTGTTTTATTCGACCAAGCGTACCGTTCATTCAGCAAGTGAAAATGAATTGAAGGGGACATTGTGGATGAACCATGAATATGTGGAATCCCAAGTCCATAGAATCACCCCAATCGTGGATCGAGTAGGTGGCGGAGATGCTTTTGCAGGTGGCGTGCTCCATGGGATTTTATCCAATATGTCTCCGCAAGAAATCATTGATTTTGCTACGGCAGCTTCTGCC